The following proteins come from a genomic window of Panicum hallii strain FIL2 chromosome 8, PHallii_v3.1, whole genome shotgun sequence:
- the LOC112903731 gene encoding 3-aminomethylindole N-methyltransferase-like — MANIVPSPASTLASNGSHEEEDELCMQAQQLMFAYNISLVLRAAIQLGLIDALCAATTTMTADELAEQIKVADRAEVAASVDRILGYLACFNVVRCSAETTAPHGEVLRRYTPAPLCRWITKNDGIGSLGPFALFLTDRDHMLPWHHLADAVVSGGPCAFERIQGAPFYDYLGEKNQRLGNVFDHAMAEHSLILVNKMLESYRGFNSIRRLVDVGGGTGNTLQMITSRYKHITGVNYDLPHVLAQAPSIPGVEHVAGNMYESVPSGDAVLLQWIPLMQTDEQCITVLKNCYKALPDGGKVIIIDGIRPETPDPTSLTARDIFSLDINMLIIFKGKERTEREFTKLARESGFTGPMQTTYIVLNFYAIEITK; from the exons ATGGCGAACATTGTCCCTTCCCCTGCTAGCACTCTCGCTTCCAATGGCTCTCATGAAGAAGAGGACGAGCTTTGCATGCAGGCGCAACAACTCATGTTCGCATACAACATCTCCCTAGTCCTCAGGGCGGCGATCCAGCTCGGCCTCATCGACGCGCTGTGCGCGGCCACCACCACGATGACCGCGGACGAGCTCGCCGAGCAAATCAAGGTCGCGGACAGGGCCGAGGTGGCCGCCTCGGTGGACAGAATCCTTGGCTACCTCGCGTGCTTCAACGTGGTGAGGTGCTCGGCCGAGACGACGGCCCCCCACGGTGAGGTCCTGCGGCGGTACACGCCGGCACCATTGTGCCGGTGGATCACCAAGAACGACGGCATCGGGTCACTGGGCCCCTTCGCCTTGTTCCTCACCGACCGGGACCACATGTTACCCTG GCATCACCTAGCCGACGCGGTGGTCTCCGGCGGGCCATGTGCATTCGAGAGGATCCAAGGGGCGCCGTTCTACGACTACCTCGGGGAGAAGAACCAGCGGCTGGGCAATGTGTTCGACCACGCCATGGCCGAGCACTCGTTGATTCTGGTCAACAAGATGCTCGAGAGTTACAGAGGGTTCAACAGCATTCGGCGGCTCGTTGATGTTGGCGGGGGCACGGGCAACACCCTGCAGATGATCACCTCCAGGTACAAGCATATCACGGGAGTCAACTACGACCTGCCTCATGTTTTAGCTCAAGCACCATCTATTCCAG GTGTGGAGCATGTAGCTGGAAACATGTATGAGAGCGTACCCTCTGGAGATGCGGTTCTTTTGCAGTGGATTCCGCTTATGCAGACAGACGAGCAGTGCATCACGGTACTGAAGAACTGCTACAAAGCTCTCCCTGATGGTGGGAAGGTGATCATCATAGATGGTATCCGGCCGGAGACCCCAGACCCGACTTCTCTAACTGCACGGGACATCTTCTCCTTGGATATCAATATGCTTATCATTTTCAAGGGGAAAGAGAGGACGGAGAGGGAGTTCACCAAGCTTGCCCGGGAATCTGGCTTCACTGGTCCTATGCAGACGACCTACATAGTCTTGAATTTTTACGCGATTGAGATTACCAAGTAG